The genomic DNA GCCAAGTGCCTTCGGTATTTTGTTCCAATTTGTATTCGAATTGTGGCGGCTGCGCATAGCGCAAATACGCCTCGAACAATGGCCGCCAGTGCAAGGTGTTGGGAGCTTTTCTTTCAAAAAAATCAATGATTTGGGCGGTAGTAACGGGCGAGCGCAAAAATTCTTTGTTCAGGCCGCGTATTAGCTCCCACCAAAGCGCGTCGTTGTGGAGGGCATGGCGGAGCGTGTGGAGCATCCAAGTTCCCTTAAAATAATTGTCGCTGTCGTCCCAGTAGTTATAATTGACGCCCAACGGCGCGAGCATAGGCTCTTTGTTGCCGATGCGTTTGCGTTGCTCTTTCAGGTATTCGATGGTTTTTTCTTTCCCCCAAAGCTCTTCTATATAAATGGCTTCGGCGTAAGTACAAAACGATTCGTGTATCCACATTTCGGCGTGGTCGGTGCAACTCAGGCTATTGCCCCAATATTCGTGGCCGCTTTCGTGTATAATAATAAAGTCAAAACCCTGTTTGTTATTTTTGTAGGCGTTGCCGTAAGCCACACAACTCTGATGCTCCATGCCCCAGTAGGGTGTTTCTACGAGTTTGTAACCGTCGCGCACAAATGGATATTCTCCAAAATATTTTTCATAGCATTTTAACATGGGTTTTACTTGCTTAAAATGTTGTGCGGCAATGTCTTTATTGTTTTTAAGGACATAATAATCCAGCTTCAATACATTGCCTGCTGCCGTCCGAAACGTGTCGGCGATGTGTGCGTAACGCGCAATATTGAGCGTAATGTTATAATTATTAATGGGATACGACACCAACCAATCGTAACGCGCCGTAGAATCGGTGATGTTTTTTTGCCCTAAAAACTGGCCATTGGCTACGCAGGTGAGTTCGGCGGGCACTTCGCAGCGAATGTAAGTGCTGTCGGGTTCGTCGGACAAATGGTCTTTGCATGGAAACCAGACACTTGCGCCCAAGCCTTCGCACGCAACGCCCACCCAGTCGAGGCCGTCGGGGTCTTTGCGCCACACCAAACCGCCATCCCAAGGCGGATTGGCGGCTTTTTGGGGTTGGCCGTTATAATAAATGCGTATGCTTTGGCGGCTGCCTTTGCGCAACTCCTCAGGAAAGCGCACCCAAAACACATCATTTTCACGCGAAAAATTGAGTTTTTGGCCGCGCCAAACGATGCTGTCTATGTTCATGTTGTCGAACAAATCCAACTGAATGCGGCGGCAGGCCTGCACGACCTGAAACGTAATTTGGTTGTAACCACTCAAAAAATGCGTGCGAGGTTGCACGCGTAAATTCAGGTCATAAACGCGCACGTCATAACAGGCACGTTCGGGCGAAAGACTGCCGCGCAACGTGTCGCCGTGCGTAAACGTGTATTTTTTTGCGTTTTGGGCTTGAGCCATAGACCCAAAGCCGCACAAAACGCACCATAAAATCAGTAATTGACGATACATGGAGTTAGGGTTTTTGTTAAGAAATAAGGCAAATATACGGTTTGTGCGCAATAAGACTACAGGTTAAATATTGAAGTGCTTTGTTTTTGTTAATTACATTTTTATTAAAATAAGGTTAATTTTTGAAGCCTTTTTTCAAATAAAAGTAGCTTTTTTGTTAAAATTGCTTTTAAATTAGAGTCAAATTTTTATTTTTGCATCAATCTAACAACAAAAACGTATGACACAGAAAAGACTTGCTATTGTTCCGTTTGGTGTACTGATTGCTTTGAGCATTTTGGGGCTACTCATGCCAAACATTCCTTCTCATTTTTCCGACAAGCCCATCAACTCAGGCGACACGGCTTGGATCATGGCGGCTAGTGCTTTGGTTTGCCTAATGACACCAGGTTTGGCCTTTTTTTATGGCGGCATGGTCAATTCCAAAAACATTATTTCTACGATGCTCCAAAGTTTCATTTGCCTGGCGGTGGTAAGTCTTATTTGGATTGTGTGCGGCTTTAGCATGGCTTTTGGCGATAGCATTGGCGGTTTCATTGGCGACCCTCGCACTTTCTTTATGTTTAAAGGCGTGTTGGAAGGCGACCCTTG from Flexibacter flexilis DSM 6793 includes the following:
- a CDS encoding M1 family metallopeptidase; this translates as MYRQLLILWCVLCGFGSMAQAQNAKKYTFTHGDTLRGSLSPERACYDVRVYDLNLRVQPRTHFLSGYNQITFQVVQACRRIQLDLFDNMNIDSIVWRGQKLNFSRENDVFWVRFPEELRKGSRQSIRIYYNGQPQKAANPPWDGGLVWRKDPDGLDWVGVACEGLGASVWFPCKDHLSDEPDSTYIRCEVPAELTCVANGQFLGQKNITDSTARYDWLVSYPINNYNITLNIARYAHIADTFRTAAGNVLKLDYYVLKNNKDIAAQHFKQVKPMLKCYEKYFGEYPFVRDGYKLVETPYWGMEHQSCVAYGNAYKNNKQGFDFIIIHESGHEYWGNSLSCTDHAEMWIHESFCTYAEAIYIEELWGKEKTIEYLKEQRKRIGNKEPMLAPLGVNYNYWDDSDNYFKGTWMLHTLRHALHNDALWWELIRGLNKEFLRSPVTTAQIIDFFERKAPNTLHWRPLFEAYLRYAQPPQFEYKLEQNTEGTWQVAYRWNTAEMAFDMPVEVSIGGSKFQRLQPRTQWQYVAISAPKDPKKFEVQVNTDLFYVGCKALK